A region from the Drosophila ananassae strain 14024-0371.13 chromosome 2L, ASM1763931v2, whole genome shotgun sequence genome encodes:
- the LOC6500607 gene encoding dual specificity protein kinase TTK: MDLNTPLPRRNKDLMAALDSDEDSNTPFNQKRSEARGAAMHIKDKLRGKENEPLSNMPMEMLPRRASELMMLDSDSEEDDNKSNQNLNCAILNDSFVLSPTHELTGSTGTISASRPSSAAPLKQSDSNLSFLGRFGNMGLNCSGQKSPPAAQVTTKAPPPTIKSIAERRQLLDTETPLRKGVTSTSSSVTAMKSQVKPEADFVTPQVRTIGSTQAGKSRVAVTNEFRSQKVLFQTPMTVSRAAPFPSDSINFSLCDTISESPDIPEPKKEDPQSGKSKKSLDFSEVEKEKQVVQPKLETIEPAKELISVPIVTADPKPSTQSIAKPSSTLKIKNHEYVIVKKLGCGGSSSVYLARRSDTGEEFALKVVDLQADPQVVQGYLNETKLLAKLQGNACVVALYDYQLLREELKLYMVMEKGDCDLNKILQNYTTNLPLYSLVNILYQMLQAVNYIHQNGVIHSDLKPANFLMVNGRLKLIDFGIASNIAVDSTSIIKFSQAGTFNYISPEALTDTSTGNSPMRRGNQPKIKISTKSDVWSLGCILYLLIYQKTPFGHIRNVYAKMSAIASPATSIEYPALPPYYPDMLIQMVKKCLQLNPKRRPSCTELLQYPFHMLIPLQNLQIPGRTTAAASNN; encoded by the exons ATGGACTTAAATACGCCCCTGCCGCGACGTAACAAGGATCTGATGGCCGCATTAGATTCCGACGAAGACAGTAATACGCCTTTCAACCAAAAACGATCGGAGGCTCGGGGAGCGGCAATGCACATTAAGGATAAGCTCAGGGGCAAGGAGAACGAGCCACTTTCGAATATGCCCATGGAAATGCT ACCTCGTCGAGCTTCTGAACTGATGATGCTGGACTCTGACAGCGAAGAGGATGACAACAAGAGTAATCAGAACCTTAACTGCGCCATCTTAAACGACTCCTTTGTGCTGAGCCCAACTCACGAGCTTACGGGCAGTACCGGCACCATTTCCGCCTCTCGACCCTCCTCTGCCGCTCCTCTCAAGCAGTCCGATTCGAATCTTTCGTTTCTCGGCCGGTTTGGTAACATGGGCCTCAATTGTAGCGGTCAGAAATCCCCTCCAGCGGCTCAAGTGACTACGAAAGCGCCACCACCTACGATAAAATCCATTGCCGAGAGACGGCAACTTCTAGATACTGAGACGCCGTTGCGAAAGGGCGTCACCTCCACCTCATCCTCCGTGACTGCTATGAAGTCACAGGTTAAGCCGGAGGCAGACTTTGTAACTCCACAAGTTCGCACAATAGGATCCACGCAGGCTGGAAAGAGTCGGGTAGCTGTGACCAATGAGTTTCGCTCCCAGAAGGTACTTTTCCAGACTCCCATGACTGTGAGCCGGGCTGCTCCTTTTCCCAGTGACAGTATTAATTTCTCCTTGTGCGATACGATCAGTGAAAGTCCCGACATTCCAGAGCCGAAAAAGGAAGACCCGCAGAGCGGCAAGTCCAAAAAGTCTCTGGACTTCTCGGAGGTTGAAAAGGAGAAACAAGTAGTTCAGCCCAAACTAGAGACAATCGAACCGGCCAAAGAGCTGATCTCAGTGCCCATAGTCACGGCTGATCCGAAGCCATCCACCCAATCCATTGCGAAACCATCAAGCACACTAAAGATTAAGAACCACGAGTATGTGATTGTCAAGAAGCTGGGATGCGGGGGCTCCAGTTCTGTTTATTTAGCCCGGCGATCGGACACCGGGGAAGAGTTCGCTCTGAAGGTAGTGGATCTGCAGGCCGATCCCCAAGTGGTGCAGGGCTATCTGAACGAGACCAAGCTTCTGGCTAAGCTTCAGGGAAACGCTTGTGTTGTGGCGCTCTATGATTA TCAACTGCTACGGGAGGAGCTTAAATTGTACATGGTAATGGAAAAGGGCGACTGCGACCTCAACAAGATCCTCCAAAACTACACCACCAACTTGCCGCTATACAGCTTAGTGAACATTCTGTACCAAATGCTGCAGGCTGTCAACTACATTCACCAAAACGGGGTAATTCACTCGGATCTGAAGCCAGCCAACTTCTTGATGGTCAACGGGCGATTGAAGCTCATTGATTTCGGAATTGCCAGCAACATTGCGGTGGACTCGACGAGCATCATTAAGTTTTCGCAGGCCGGCACCTTCAACTACATTAGTCCTGAGGCGTTAACGGACACCTCCACGGGAAACAGTCCGATGCGACGGGGTAATCAGCCAAAGATTAAGATATCCACCAAGTCGGATGTGTGGTCGCTGGGCTGCATCCTGTACCTGCTTATATATCAGAAGACTCCCTTCGGTCATATACGAAATGTCTACGCCAAGATGAGTGCAATTGCGAGTCCGGCAACCAGCATAGAGTATCCTGCACTACCGCCCTACTATCCAGATATGCTGATTCAA ATGGTCAAGAAATGCCTGCAGTTGAATCCCAAGAGGCGACCATCTTGCACTGAACTTCTGCAGTATCCATTCCATATGCTCATTCCCCTTCAGAACCTCCAGATACCCGGCAGAACAACCGCCGCCGCATCCAACAACTAG
- the LOC6499963 gene encoding ribosome-binding protein 1 isoform X1, whose amino-acid sequence MDFHILIVIGCVFTASLLSFLFINKIFRRKTFEEVVAEKRALNANLYKAAGGAAAKKPKKKDLKREKKQRQREQQRDANNEPEAEEAEDYSDGQSEGQGSVADDEPGLSKQHVEFEPDAEILNDQRRPSSVAEKENQPSATGKKGKKDKRNGGGNNKAAGILVNKNETVVVKTSLSEETPVLNNFEAKAPKDVVELKKQEQKERKEDNNNTKQQVQKKNGAGNAAKKEKPAAADPEPPTAPKIVKQQQQQQQNGSPKTQHNQANNKTKQQQHNKQKQKETLTAKDLAQALDKLAEYQNQTIGVNALINVFSRAELNRSEIQILIDYLLNKQQDMPASHAEWSDDICQKLKRQLEEKEKLLAEEQEASIGIQAKLRELRQEVNTERAQMHSRIQAYNDKVQAKEQELAALNQELSSLNDKLTLERQQFQTLLREKQASSQDLVPQLQRLQQDLAHKEKCLADMTAFVNAETQQKNELIQQQAQQLAALEQQRDELEQRQNNTVFELEQRKQLEQENTELKQELRTLTQAQSELQRVHTAELQELRQQSVDLEANNQALNQKLSQAANSAVQATAAQSEQAQVQSEALAQKQQELTALRSQLGSVTEAQAQQQKATTALQSQLQEVQQRAEQLQAKEKQLQQELQEQREKNNDVRLKNWKLIEALQNAEALTAKTKTNTAQSISQQNKELQQQKQQLNGGGGSASSAKSEQQRIRDLYLRLYPDAVKAQSGNALQASFDQWLEQVLTTHVKQQQDKLQKQISSSNKSTQSNSSSSSNHNSTHNNISSNNSSSNSQSPSAATSSVAEQKELQKQNLQLRECNDKLTQLVTKTTNTLMDLENRAREQDEHWRGIVDEKEQLIVKLQQHASNGEQDI is encoded by the exons ATGGACTTCCACATACTGATCGTCATCGGTTGTGTGTTCACCGCCTCCCTGCTCTCGTTTCTGTTCATCAACAAGATCTTCCGGCGCAAGACATTCGAGGAGGTGGTGGCGGAGAAGCGGGCTCTGAACGCCAATCTGTACAAGGCGGCAGGTGGAGCGGCCGCCAAGAAGCCCAAGAAGAAGGATCTGAAACGGGAGAAGAAGCAGCGCCAGCGCGAACAACAGCGGGATGCGAACAATGAGCCGGAGGCGGAGGAGGCCGAGGACTACTCGGACGGACAGTCGGAGGGTCAGGGTTCCGTCGCAGACGATGAGCCCGGACTGTCCAAGCAGCACGTTGAGTTTGAGCCCGATGCGGAGATCCTGAATGACCAGCGACGTCCCAGCAGCGTGGCTGAGAAGGAGAACCAACCCTCCGCCACCGGCAAGAAGGGCAAGAAGGACAAGCGCAACGGCGGTGGCAACAACAAAGCGGCCGGCATCCTGGTCAACAAGAACGAAACCGTGGTCGTCAAAACCTCCCTTTCGGAGGAGACTCCCGTCTTGAACAATTTCGAGGCCAAGGCTCCCAAGGATGTGGTTGAACTGAAGAAGCAGGAGCAGAAGGAGCGCAAGgaggacaacaacaacaccaagcAGCAGGTACAGAAGAAGAACGGAGCTGGAAACGCAGCCAAGAAGGAGAAACCAGCAGCTGCTGATCCCGAGCCACCAACTGCACCCAAGATTgtcaagcagcagcagcagcagcagcagaatgGTTCACCCAAAACGCAGCACAATCAGGCCAACAACAAGACCAAGCAGCAACAGCACAacaagcagaagcagaaggaGACTCTGACCGCCAAGGACCTGGCTCAAGCTCTGGACAAACTGGCAGAGTACCAGAACCAGACCATCGGAGTCAACGCCCTCATCAACGTGTTTTCTCGCGCGGAACTCAACCGCTCCGAGATCCAAATCCTAATTGACTATTTGCTGAACAAGCAGCAGGACATGCCGGCCTCGCACGCCGAGTGGTCCGACGACATCTGCCAGAAGCTCAAACGCCAGCtggaggagaaggagaagcTGCTGGCCGAGGAGCAGGAGGCCTCCATCGGCATCCAGGCCAAGCTGCGGGAGCTGAGGCAAGAGGTTAACACGGAGCGTGCTCAGATGCACAGCCGCATCCAGGCCTACAACGACAAGGTGCAGGCCAAGGAGCAGGAACTGGCTGCTCTTAACCAGGAGCTGTCCAGTCTCAATGATAAGCTCACGCTCGAGCGACAGCAGTTCCAG ACACTGTTGAGGGAGAAGCAGGCCAGCTCGCAGGACCTTGTGCCACAGCTGCAGCGCCTGCAGCAGGATTTGGCTCACAAGGAGAAGTGCCTGGCTGACATGACGGCCTTCGTGAACGCCGAGACTCAGCAGAAGAACGAGCTGATCCAGCAGCAAGCCCAGCAACTCGCCGCTTTGGAACAGCAACGCGACGAGCTCGAGCAGCGCCAAAACAACACCGTCTTTGAGTTGGAGCAGCGCAAACAGCTCGAGCAGGAGAACACGGAGCTGAAGCAAGAGCTTCGTACTCTGACCCAGGCCCAGTCGGAGCTACAGCGCGTCCACACTGCGGAGTTGCAGGAACTGCGCCAGCAGTCGGTGGACCTGGAGGCCAATAACCAGGCGCTCAACCAGAAGCTCAGCCAGGCGGCCAACAGTGCCGTTCAAGCCACCGCCGCCCAGTCGGAGCAGGCCCAGGTCCAGTCCGAAGCCCTGGCCCAGAAGCAGCAAGAGCTCACCGCCCTTCGTTCGCAGCTGGGATCGGTGACAGAGGCCCAGGCCCAGCAGCAGAAGGCGACCACTGCGCTGCAGTCACAGCTGCAGGAAGTCCAGCAGCGGGCAGAGCAACTGCAGGCCAAGGAGAAGCAGCTGCAACAGGAGCTTCAGGAGCAGAGGGAGAAGAATAAT GACGTGCGTTTGAAAAATTGGAAGCTGATCGAAGCTTTGCAAAATGCCGAAGCCTTAACggcgaaaacgaaaacaaatacAGCGCAATCTATTAGT CAACAAAATAAAGAGCtgcagcaacagaagcagcaattgaatggaggaggaggaagtgCCAGCTCGGCAAAGAGCGAGCAGCAGCGCATCCGGGATCTCTACCTTCGCCTGTATCCCGATGCCGTGAAGGCGCAGTCGGGTAACGCCCTGCAGGCCTCCTTCGACCAGTGGCTGGAACAGGTCCTGACCACGCACGTCAAGCAGCAGCAGGATAAGCTGCAGAAACAGATCAGCAGTAGTAATAAGTCCACACAATCAaacagcagtagcagtagcaacCACAACAGCACCCACAATAATATTAGTAGCAATAATAGTAGTTCGAATAGCCAATCCCCCTCAGCAGCCACCTCGTCAGTAGCCGAGCAGAAGGAGCTGCAAAAACAGAACCTGCAGTTGCGCGAGTGCAACGACAAGCTCACGCAGCTGGTCACCAAGACT ACCAACACTCTGATGGACTTGGAGAATCGTGCTCGCGAGCAGGACGAGCACTGGCGCGGTATTGTTGACGAGAAGGAGCAACTTATCGTTAAGCTGCAGCAGCATGCCTCCAACGGAGAACAG GACATTTAA
- the LOC6499963 gene encoding ribosome-binding protein 1 isoform X2: MDFHILIVIGCVFTASLLSFLFINKIFRRKTFEEVVAEKRALNANLYKAAGGAAAKKPKKKDLKREKKQRQREQQRDANNEPEAEEAEDYSDGQSEGQGSVADDEPGLSKQHVEFEPDAEILNDQRRPSSVAEKENQPSATGKKGKKDKRNGGGNNKAAGILVNKNETVVVKTSLSEETPVLNNFEAKAPKDVVELKKQEQKERKEDNNNTKQQVQKKNGAGNAAKKEKPAAADPEPPTAPKIVKQQQQQQQNGSPKTQHNQANNKTKQQQHNKQKQKETLTAKDLAQALDKLAEYQNQTIGVNALINVFSRAELNRSEIQILIDYLLNKQQDMPASHAEWSDDICQKLKRQLEEKEKLLAEEQEASIGIQAKLRELRQEVNTERAQMHSRIQAYNDKVQAKEQELAALNQELSSLNDKLTLERQQFQTLLREKQASSQDLVPQLQRLQQDLAHKEKCLADMTAFVNAETQQKNELIQQQAQQLAALEQQRDELEQRQNNTVFELEQRKQLEQENTELKQELRTLTQAQSELQRVHTAELQELRQQSVDLEANNQALNQKLSQAANSAVQATAAQSEQAQVQSEALAQKQQELTALRSQLGSVTEAQAQQQKATTALQSQLQEVQQRAEQLQAKEKQLQQELQEQREKNNQQNKELQQQKQQLNGGGGSASSAKSEQQRIRDLYLRLYPDAVKAQSGNALQASFDQWLEQVLTTHVKQQQDKLQKQISSSNKSTQSNSSSSSNHNSTHNNISSNNSSSNSQSPSAATSSVAEQKELQKQNLQLRECNDKLTQLVTKTTNTLMDLENRAREQDEHWRGIVDEKEQLIVKLQQHASNGEQDI, translated from the exons ATGGACTTCCACATACTGATCGTCATCGGTTGTGTGTTCACCGCCTCCCTGCTCTCGTTTCTGTTCATCAACAAGATCTTCCGGCGCAAGACATTCGAGGAGGTGGTGGCGGAGAAGCGGGCTCTGAACGCCAATCTGTACAAGGCGGCAGGTGGAGCGGCCGCCAAGAAGCCCAAGAAGAAGGATCTGAAACGGGAGAAGAAGCAGCGCCAGCGCGAACAACAGCGGGATGCGAACAATGAGCCGGAGGCGGAGGAGGCCGAGGACTACTCGGACGGACAGTCGGAGGGTCAGGGTTCCGTCGCAGACGATGAGCCCGGACTGTCCAAGCAGCACGTTGAGTTTGAGCCCGATGCGGAGATCCTGAATGACCAGCGACGTCCCAGCAGCGTGGCTGAGAAGGAGAACCAACCCTCCGCCACCGGCAAGAAGGGCAAGAAGGACAAGCGCAACGGCGGTGGCAACAACAAAGCGGCCGGCATCCTGGTCAACAAGAACGAAACCGTGGTCGTCAAAACCTCCCTTTCGGAGGAGACTCCCGTCTTGAACAATTTCGAGGCCAAGGCTCCCAAGGATGTGGTTGAACTGAAGAAGCAGGAGCAGAAGGAGCGCAAGgaggacaacaacaacaccaagcAGCAGGTACAGAAGAAGAACGGAGCTGGAAACGCAGCCAAGAAGGAGAAACCAGCAGCTGCTGATCCCGAGCCACCAACTGCACCCAAGATTgtcaagcagcagcagcagcagcagcagaatgGTTCACCCAAAACGCAGCACAATCAGGCCAACAACAAGACCAAGCAGCAACAGCACAacaagcagaagcagaaggaGACTCTGACCGCCAAGGACCTGGCTCAAGCTCTGGACAAACTGGCAGAGTACCAGAACCAGACCATCGGAGTCAACGCCCTCATCAACGTGTTTTCTCGCGCGGAACTCAACCGCTCCGAGATCCAAATCCTAATTGACTATTTGCTGAACAAGCAGCAGGACATGCCGGCCTCGCACGCCGAGTGGTCCGACGACATCTGCCAGAAGCTCAAACGCCAGCtggaggagaaggagaagcTGCTGGCCGAGGAGCAGGAGGCCTCCATCGGCATCCAGGCCAAGCTGCGGGAGCTGAGGCAAGAGGTTAACACGGAGCGTGCTCAGATGCACAGCCGCATCCAGGCCTACAACGACAAGGTGCAGGCCAAGGAGCAGGAACTGGCTGCTCTTAACCAGGAGCTGTCCAGTCTCAATGATAAGCTCACGCTCGAGCGACAGCAGTTCCAG ACACTGTTGAGGGAGAAGCAGGCCAGCTCGCAGGACCTTGTGCCACAGCTGCAGCGCCTGCAGCAGGATTTGGCTCACAAGGAGAAGTGCCTGGCTGACATGACGGCCTTCGTGAACGCCGAGACTCAGCAGAAGAACGAGCTGATCCAGCAGCAAGCCCAGCAACTCGCCGCTTTGGAACAGCAACGCGACGAGCTCGAGCAGCGCCAAAACAACACCGTCTTTGAGTTGGAGCAGCGCAAACAGCTCGAGCAGGAGAACACGGAGCTGAAGCAAGAGCTTCGTACTCTGACCCAGGCCCAGTCGGAGCTACAGCGCGTCCACACTGCGGAGTTGCAGGAACTGCGCCAGCAGTCGGTGGACCTGGAGGCCAATAACCAGGCGCTCAACCAGAAGCTCAGCCAGGCGGCCAACAGTGCCGTTCAAGCCACCGCCGCCCAGTCGGAGCAGGCCCAGGTCCAGTCCGAAGCCCTGGCCCAGAAGCAGCAAGAGCTCACCGCCCTTCGTTCGCAGCTGGGATCGGTGACAGAGGCCCAGGCCCAGCAGCAGAAGGCGACCACTGCGCTGCAGTCACAGCTGCAGGAAGTCCAGCAGCGGGCAGAGCAACTGCAGGCCAAGGAGAAGCAGCTGCAACAGGAGCTTCAGGAGCAGAGGGAGAAGAATAAT CAACAAAATAAAGAGCtgcagcaacagaagcagcaattgaatggaggaggaggaagtgCCAGCTCGGCAAAGAGCGAGCAGCAGCGCATCCGGGATCTCTACCTTCGCCTGTATCCCGATGCCGTGAAGGCGCAGTCGGGTAACGCCCTGCAGGCCTCCTTCGACCAGTGGCTGGAACAGGTCCTGACCACGCACGTCAAGCAGCAGCAGGATAAGCTGCAGAAACAGATCAGCAGTAGTAATAAGTCCACACAATCAaacagcagtagcagtagcaacCACAACAGCACCCACAATAATATTAGTAGCAATAATAGTAGTTCGAATAGCCAATCCCCCTCAGCAGCCACCTCGTCAGTAGCCGAGCAGAAGGAGCTGCAAAAACAGAACCTGCAGTTGCGCGAGTGCAACGACAAGCTCACGCAGCTGGTCACCAAGACT ACCAACACTCTGATGGACTTGGAGAATCGTGCTCGCGAGCAGGACGAGCACTGGCGCGGTATTGTTGACGAGAAGGAGCAACTTATCGTTAAGCTGCAGCAGCATGCCTCCAACGGAGAACAG GACATTTAA
- the LOC6500608 gene encoding nurim homolog, which yields MASLFKGIVLLASIATFAYSFYVVGHLVLFLSSPRSISKEWNWVFNLLDNKSRLHTAYGPVVFDTLYLIGFIFQHSFLKSAFVKKLLAKLGLAGAERTIYSLTSSICLHYLIQNWLSAPSIVLWQVDVESSAPLWWTFVITHGICWIVIFGGSLVMDLPELLGVKQAYYDLKAYGEPLKYKSNELRNLYAHVRHPSFVGLSLILLATNVMSVDRLVLAVLLIIYMYVAWSTDHKDVEYHKLQLHRKKLELKTQ from the exons ATGGCCTCTTTGTTTAAGGGCATAGTACTCCTCGCCTCGATCGCCACTTTCGCCTACTCTTTTTACGTGGTCGGGCATCTTGTGCTCTTTCTATCGTCTCCTCGGTCCATTTCCAAGGAATGGAATTGGGTTTTTAATCTACTGGATAACAAGTCCCGTCTGCACACTGCCTATGGACCGGTAGTCTTCGACACACTCTACTTGATTGGATTCATATTTCAGCACAGCTTCCTTAAGTCAGCATTCGTTAAAAAACTCCTGGCCAAATTGGGTTTGGCTGGGGCTGAGCGAACTATTTATAGTCTGACGTCATCGATTTGTTTACAT TATCTAATCCAAAACTGGCTGTCAGCGCCGTCCATTGTCCTATGGCAAGTTGATGTTGAGTCGAGTGCTCCTCTTTGGTGGACCTTTGTGATCACCCACGGAATTTGCTGGATTGTGATCTTCGGCGGTAGTTTGGTGATGGATCTGCCCGAATTACTAGGCGTTAAGCAGGCATACTATGACTTAAAGGCTTATGGAGAACCACTTAAGTACAAATCCAACGAATTGCGCAATTTATACGCGCATGTCAGGCATCCGTCCTTCGTGGGTCTATCCCTCATCCTGTTGGCCACTAACGTGATGAGTGTGGATCGCTTGGTATTGGCCGTGCTCCTTATTATTTATATGTATGTGGCCTGGTCGACGGACCACAAGGATGTGGAATACCACAAACTGCAACTGCACCGCAAGAAGCTCGAACTGAAGACCCAGTAA
- the LOC6499961 gene encoding nudC domain-containing protein 3 isoform X2 codes for MDFQRNDAMLMEILQDRKTITGFLDSIFGFLRRNTDFYHTKRDETDKIGFPEGVRDQILYGAMQRYDPDCWLQTMTAEDGTGDDGEEAPPAIEEITLESEDITPNEIINNVVTERKEKPIFSPCDYKNGDIFETHCWSQTQKDVELQVKLPEDMKSSKKLNILIKPQSIRVTSKLPPEVVILEGNLSQRIKHNEAVWSIDENKLIISLDKFKELWWERLFEGDPEIDHKKIECENYIDELPEGTQATLEKLRFDQIAADNAQKESQSSNPNQAATIERLRKAWDADGSPFKGQPFDPSIVRMS; via the exons ATGGATTTCCAACGCAATGATGCCATGTTAATGGAGATCCTGCAGGATCGAAAGACAATTACTGGATTTCTCGACTCCATATTCGGTTTCCTTCGGCGCAA CACCGACTTTTACCATACAAAGCGTGATGAGACGGATAAAATAGGCTTTCCCGAGGGCGTAAGGGATCAAATTCTTTATGGCGCTATGCAGCGTTACGATCCGGACTGCTGGCTCCAGACAATGACAGCTGAAGATGGAACTGGTGACGACGGTGAAGAGGCTCCACCAGCCATTGAGGAAATAACATTGGAAAGTGAAGATATTACTCCAAATGAGATTATAAATAATGTTGTTACCGAGCGAAAGGAAAAGCCCATATTCTCACCCTGCGATTATAAAAATGGAGACATTTTTGAGACCCATTGCTGGTCACAAACACAAAAGGATGTGGAGCTTCAAGTAAAATTGCCAGAGGATATGAAGTCCTCAAAGAAACTAAACATATTAATTAAGCCTCAGAGTATTAGAGTAACCAGCAAACTCCCGCCAGAAGTTGTTATCCTGGAAGGGAATCTCAGTCAGCGGATCAAACACAATGAGGCTGTGTGGAGCATTGACGAAAACAAGCTTATAATCAGTTTAG acaAATTCAAAGAACTGTGGTGGGAGCGACTATTTGAAGGTGATCCCGAAATCGATCACAAAAAAATTGAGTGTGAGAATTACATTGATGAATTACCAGAGGGTACTCAAGCCACTCTAGAAAAACTTCGATTTGATCAAATTGCAGCGGATAATGCCCAAAAAGAGTCGCAGTCTTCCAATCCAAATCAGGCGGCAACCATTGAACGTTTACGAAAAGCTTGGGATGCTGATGGCTCTCCTTTCAAAGGACAGCCATTCGATCCTTCTATTGTAAGAAtgagttaa
- the LOC6499961 gene encoding nudC domain-containing protein 3 isoform X1: MDFQRNDAMLMEILQDRKTITGFLDSIFGFLRRKYLRFSTDFYHTKRDETDKIGFPEGVRDQILYGAMQRYDPDCWLQTMTAEDGTGDDGEEAPPAIEEITLESEDITPNEIINNVVTERKEKPIFSPCDYKNGDIFETHCWSQTQKDVELQVKLPEDMKSSKKLNILIKPQSIRVTSKLPPEVVILEGNLSQRIKHNEAVWSIDENKLIISLDKFKELWWERLFEGDPEIDHKKIECENYIDELPEGTQATLEKLRFDQIAADNAQKESQSSNPNQAATIERLRKAWDADGSPFKGQPFDPSIVRMS; this comes from the exons ATGGATTTCCAACGCAATGATGCCATGTTAATGGAGATCCTGCAGGATCGAAAGACAATTACTGGATTTCTCGACTCCATATTCGGTTTCCTTCGGCGCAA gtaTTTGCGTTTTAGCACCGACTTTTACCATACAAAGCGTGATGAGACGGATAAAATAGGCTTTCCCGAGGGCGTAAGGGATCAAATTCTTTATGGCGCTATGCAGCGTTACGATCCGGACTGCTGGCTCCAGACAATGACAGCTGAAGATGGAACTGGTGACGACGGTGAAGAGGCTCCACCAGCCATTGAGGAAATAACATTGGAAAGTGAAGATATTACTCCAAATGAGATTATAAATAATGTTGTTACCGAGCGAAAGGAAAAGCCCATATTCTCACCCTGCGATTATAAAAATGGAGACATTTTTGAGACCCATTGCTGGTCACAAACACAAAAGGATGTGGAGCTTCAAGTAAAATTGCCAGAGGATATGAAGTCCTCAAAGAAACTAAACATATTAATTAAGCCTCAGAGTATTAGAGTAACCAGCAAACTCCCGCCAGAAGTTGTTATCCTGGAAGGGAATCTCAGTCAGCGGATCAAACACAATGAGGCTGTGTGGAGCATTGACGAAAACAAGCTTATAATCAGTTTAG acaAATTCAAAGAACTGTGGTGGGAGCGACTATTTGAAGGTGATCCCGAAATCGATCACAAAAAAATTGAGTGTGAGAATTACATTGATGAATTACCAGAGGGTACTCAAGCCACTCTAGAAAAACTTCGATTTGATCAAATTGCAGCGGATAATGCCCAAAAAGAGTCGCAGTCTTCCAATCCAAATCAGGCGGCAACCATTGAACGTTTACGAAAAGCTTGGGATGCTGATGGCTCTCCTTTCAAAGGACAGCCATTCGATCCTTCTATTGTAAGAAtgagttaa
- the LOC6500609 gene encoding uncharacterized protein LOC6500609, whose amino-acid sequence MIGRLSLWYRDNVSQEVDCLACRLISGFGLVGIGAYLLVQSKKRPKLFEQYTMKSLAAAAGLLGVARLADASFLKAPAKELKEEETKVLKSSKDHEFFARR is encoded by the exons ATGATTGGAAGGCTATCTCTTTGGTACAGGGATAATGTCTCCCAGGAAGTCGACTGTCTGGCTTGCCGCTTGATCAGTGGTTTTGGCCTCGTCGGTATTGGAGCCTATCTGCTGGTCCAATCAAAAAAGCGCCCTAAGCTTTTTGAACAATACACAATGAAGAGTTTGGCGGCCG CTGCAGGATTACTTGGCGTGGCCCGCTTGGCAGATGCAAGTTTCCTCAAAGCTCCGGCGAAGGAACTGAAGGAGGAGGAAACTAAGGTTTTGAAGAGTTCCAAGGATCATGAGTTTTTTGCTAGACGATAA
- the LOC6499960 gene encoding RNA transcription, translation and transport factor protein, with product MLKLKLEALGHPTPADVSLSNRKEFASTILWLEDQKIRLYTIEDREKLRNIDNPKMWEEGYLKYKADLNMPSLESQQEELAWILSHAVRLEFLDDPEQFASINSKQNSAQTNGKQTQQKIQSIFDGKINVQDKAFIDGVRLLASKLNVPHHPNHLLQLEAVARIVHERLSPAARGRQPIVGTPFPFDKGNDIVSSNDPALDLPMRILRLLQIQSLRQLQTHINETIVAVQNITANPKTDTKLGKVGR from the exons ATGCTGAAGCTGAAATTGGAAGCATTGGGACATCCCACGCCAGCCGATGTGTCTTTAAGCA ATCGCAAGGAATTTGCTAGTACAATTCTCTGGCTGGAGGATCAGAAGATTCGACTATATACAATTGAAGACCGGGAAAAGCTGCGCAATATCGACAACCCCAAAATGTGGGAAGAGGGGTACTTGAAATACAAGGCTGATTTAAACATGCCCTCTTTGGAGTCTCAGCAGGAGGAACTGGCCTGGATCCTCAGTCACGCTGTGCGTCTTGAGTTTCTTGACGATCCAGAACAGTTTGCCTCGATCAACAGCAAACAAAATTCGGCCCAAACCAATGGCAAGCAGACACAACAAAAGATTCAATCAATTTTCGATGGAAAAATCAACG TTCAGGACAAGGCGTTTATCGATGGTGTTCGGCTGCTGGCCAGCAAACTAAACGTACCTCATCATCCCAACCACCTGCTGCAGTTGGAGGCTGTGGCACGGATAGTGCACGAACGCCTCTCACCTGCCGCTAGGGGACGGCAGCCAATCGTGGGAACTCCTTTTCCGTTTGATAAAGGAAACGACATAGTCTCATCCAACGATCCCGCCCTGGACCTGCCCATGCGTATCCTGCGACTGCTGCAGATCCAGAGCCTTCGACAACTGCAGACTCACATTAACGAGACGATTGTAGCAGTTCAGAATATAACTGCCAATCCAAAGACTGACACCAAGCTAGGAAAAGTGGGCCGCTAG